The window AAAAATTTAAGTGTGAATATAGTATGATTCTATTCTCCAGAATCTGTACATGTCGATTAATTTTATCTGTCGTTTGCGTTAATCTAAAGTGGTTTAATTCCCCGATCCTCTGGGTCGGAAAAAAGATAAAAGTCCCCCTTCGAAGGGGGAAAGCGAACGGAGGTGAGCCTTAGGATGTGTTCTGACGTTTTGTATTGTCCAGACCTTAGTTCATGAGGCACAGGAATTCATTCCCCAATGCCCCTTTTGAAAGAGGGGACACTTCACAATAAGTGCATAGATTGTTAAAAAAAATTTGGACTATAAGTTGATATCTCGTGGGCTCTGCACCGAGGTAGTACATTTGACGAACTGGCGAATGCTGAGCGAAAGACAATTGATGGATGTTTCTGCTATTATTTTACCATCAGCCTTCCTAAGATTTTTTTGAGAATTCCGGGCTAACCGGTTTCAAGTCTCAAAATTTCGAGTGGTGAATGATTGAAAATATGCCTGCTTCCGCTCCAGCCAATCAGAATTGCAGCCACAGTTATCAGGGCAGATAACAAAGAAACTGTAAACAGGTCGGGTACGAAAACAAGGTCAAAGTAGAAATAAGCTAATGTCCAGCTCGCAACAATGGCCAGCAGCAAACCGGCCAGTCCGGAAAGTAAACCCAAAAGTGCGTACTCTATGGTTTGAATTGTTCCGATTTGGGATTTATCTGCACCGAGTGTTCGAAGAAGAACAGATTCCCGGGTTCTCTGTTTTCGGCTGATGGCGATAGAGCTTGCCAGAACGATGAATCCTGTAAGAATGCTAAAAAACGCCATGAACTGAATAGCAAGTGCCATCTTATCCAAAAATTCTCGCACACTTTGGAGGGCAACAGAAATATCAATAGAGGAGATATTTGGAAATTGTGCAGTTACTTGCTGCTGCAGATCTATTGTTTGTTCCCGTGAATTTGTTCTTACGGTAGAGGCAAAAAATTGCGGAGCCTCTTCAAGTACACCTTTGGGAAACAGCACGAAGAAATTGGGTTGAGGCCGGTCAAAATTCACCTCCCGAATACTTGCCACCACTGTTGTAACCGGAACTCCCTGAACGTTGAATCCAAGTGTATCACCCACTTCAACCTTCAAATCCTCGTCAATCTGGTCGGCAATAGAGATCGGTACAACAGAACCAATTCCATCAGCCTCTCCGATCCATTCTCCCTCCAGTATTGTTTCGGAATCGATAAGGGAGTCCCTGTAAGTAACCCTGTATTCTCTTGATAGCGCCCACCCGCTTATATCCAGAGTAGTATCCGCACGAACCTCAGAAACGGGCACACCTTTACGGCTGGCGAGTCTCATTGATACAATGGGCACATTCTGTATTACTTCTGCATTATTATCTTCAATAATATCCAGGAAAGGTTGATTTTGATCGACCTGAATATCATAAAAAACTGCATCTGGCATCTGTTCGCCTGTTTGAAATTCTATGCGCTGAAGCAGCATATCCTGGCTCATATATAGTGTTCCAATCAGAAGCATTCCCATCCCAAGTGTAATCATAAGCATGGATGTTTGATTATTTGGCCTGAATAGATTTGCCATACCCTGCCGTACAGTATAAGAGAAAGATTTCAACCGCAGTTTTTTAATGGTAAACATCAAGAGAGCCGCAACTCCCCATAGTAAGAATACACAGACAATCAGTCCGCCGGTAAATCCAAGGGCCACTAAATAACTTTCAGTCAGTAATCCAACGACTGCAACGAGAATCAGGATTGTCGATGAAAATGACACTATTTTTGCACGTTTCGATAACGCTTTGATTGGAGAAAATTCTACCGTACGAAGGGTTAACAAGGGGGAGATTGTACTAATAGTTACTAATGGTAACAGGGAGAAAACCAAACTGATTAAAAGCCCAGTAAACAACCCGAGTGCAACAGCGGGAACAGAAACCGATTGTACGATTTCAAACGGAAGAAGTCCCTCAAAAAGGGAAGGAATATAAAGTTGAATAAAAATACCCAGGCCGGTTCCAACCATTGCTCCAAAGAGTCCCATTGCAGAGATCTGTATAGCAAATATTGCAAGTATTTTTTCCTTTGTGATGCCAAGACATCGCAGTGTTGCAACCATATTCGATTTTCGTTTGATATACACATACACTGCACTGGAAACACCTAATCCACCCAGCATAATGGCGATGAATGCGATCAAACCTAAAAACCTTGAGAGGTTATTCACAACCTCTTCGAACTCCTCTCTCTCCTCGGCAACAGTTTCCGTGCGGATTCTGTACTCTTCGGCAATGGGCTCGAATGCCTCTTCGATCTCACCGGCTTTTTCCTCAGAATCAAATTTAAAATAGTGCATATATTCAACCCTGCTGCCGCGGTCAAGCAATCCGGAGTCTTCTACAATGGATTTTGGAATATATACCCGGGGACCGATGAGTGAAAAAGCTGCGGCTTCTCCCGGCACGCTGATTAAAGCTCCGCCAATTTGAAGAGTTATATTTCCAACCTGGATACTGTCGCCAACTGCAGATCCATATTGGTTGAGAGCTGATTGCTCAACAATGGCAAATTTCTCCTCTTTATACCTGTCTGCTGCACTTGCTGGTTCAGTTTTTAGTGTGCCATAAAGGGGAAAAGGTCCCTCAATGGCTCGTATTTGTGATAAACGGGTGGAGCCGCTTTTTTTAAACAGCACCATGGAGTTGAATTCAATGGAATTTGCATCGCTCCCTCCAATGGAATCGATAAAAGCGATCGCTTCTTCGGGGTAGGGTTGATTTGAATCCATCTCAAGGTCGGCTCCAAGTAACTCCTTTGCCTGGCTGTCAACGGTGAGAAGTACATCACTTCGGAAAGAGAGAATGGCTACAAGTGCGGCAATGCCAGCAATCATGGAGGATGTGTAGAGAAGCAGGCTTTTCCATTGTGGTTTAGTATCTCTCCAGGCCATCCTCCAGCTCGAAGGAGAAAACAGTTCGTTTATCAGCTTCATTGTGTTATGTTGGCCCGGATTGTTTCGGTTTCTTCAACAGGAGATTTTGTATCAGAGATAATGGCTCCACTCCTCAATTCGATAATTCGATTACATTTCGATGCCAATTCCCTGTCGTGGGTTACTATGATGAGTGTGGTCCCTTCGTCCCGGTTTAATTCAAAAAGAAGATCTTCTATTTGAGCACCGGTATCTCCATCAAGGTTTCCTGTCGGTTCATCAGCAAAAAGAATATCGGGTTTGTGAATGAAGGCTCTTGCCAGGCCAACACGCTGCTGTTCCCCGCCTGAAAGTTGAGTAGGGTAGTGGGTGATGCGATCTTTTAAACCGACTTTATCGAGTAGTTCAATAGCTTGTTTCTCCACCTCTTTATAGGAAAGACCGCGGAGTTCAATGGGAACCATTACATTCTCAAGGGCCGTAAGCGTTGAAATGAGTTGAAAAGATTGAAATACAAACCCTATTTGTTCGTTCCTGATGGATGATAGTTCCGATTCACTGAGAGCGGAAATTTTTTGATCGTTCAGAAAAACATCTCCCGATGTAGGTTTATCCAACCCGGCACAGAGTCCTAAAAGAGTAGTTTTACCACTTCCGGATGGACCGACAATTGCACAGGAGAGTCCGCTTTCAACCGAAAAAGTTATATCCTTAAGTACAGTGAGCTCTTTGTTGCCGCTTGTAAATGTTTTTGAAAGAGTATCGACAGATAAAATGGAACTATTCGTCATTATTTATTTATTAAATTCAACAACCATCAAACAGAATGGAGAACATAAACCATTCCATAAAAGATATTAACTTATCAAAAAATAACGCATGAAGTTTTTAAAGGTTGCAATATTAAGCCTGGCATTTCTCGGTTTTACAAATTGTTACGCCCAAGAAGATAAAACCATCCTCTTTTTTGGTGATAGTATTACTGCGGGGTATGGTCTTGAAACTGAACAGGCGTTTCCGGCGCTGATTCAACAAAAAATTGACTCACTTGATTTAAATTACTCAGTAGTAAATGCAGGATTGAGTGGTGAGACCACGGCCGGTGGTTTGCGGCGGGTTGACTGGATCCTGCAGCAGCCTGTAGATATTTTTGTACTGGAATTGGGAGGTAATGATGGTTTGAGAGGAATAGATCCCCAAAATTCCAAGCAAAATTTGCAGGGAATAATCAACAAGGTACAGCAAAAATATCCGGATGCAGACATTGTGTTGACAGGCATGCAGGCACCGCCCAATCTCGGGGATATCTATACGAGTGAGTTTCGCAGCATTTTTTACGAACTGGCTGAACAAAACGATGTTACCTATATGCCCTTTATTTTAAAGGAGGTGGCCGGGAATCCCGATTTAAATCAGCCGGATGGAATTCATCCCACAGCCAGAGGACATCGGGTTGTAGCAGAAAATCTTTGGGAGGTTCTGCGGCCTTTGCTCACATCTTAGTTGATTCGAAATTGCATTGTAACATTTTCTCTTACAGGTATAGCTCTCTCAAATTGCAATAATGAACCTCCTCCGGCATCGTACGCAACCATCTCCATGTTCCCGCTTCTGGAGGCATAGGGTCGGCTGGAATGGTAATTTATAGTGATTACATCGGTAATCTTTTTTCCGGCCGCTTCAGCGAGTAATTCCGCTTTTCTTCGAGCTTCTTGTACAGCTTTTTGTAGAGCTTCGTCACTTGCCTGACTTAATTTTTTAGAAGAGAACGAGCCCGAAAAGTTGGTGAATCCGTTTTCAATCAGATTAATTTGCATCGATTCAAACTGAGTAACGTCATCCAAAACAATCATGACCTGTTGTTGTGTTTCATACCCACTCTGCCCGGTGTTGTTGTATCTTCTTATATGAGAAATACTGATAGGATTTGCTGTGATATTACTATCCGCCACACCCTCATTGAGAAGCAGTTCAGTTAAATACTTTTCCTGTTCTTTATGCAGTTCGAATGCTTCCCTGGCATCCTGTTTGAATTGTGTGATATTCACCTGAAAATGAATTCTATCAGCAGGGATAAGAACTTCCCCGGTGGCATCAACCGAGATTTGTGAGTTGTTTTCCATGGATTGAGCAGATAAATCCATATACGATGTGAGAAATAAAAGAATGAAGGCTAAAGAACAGATCGATACTTTTTTCATAGGGATTAGGCCGGTTCGTTATTTTGATTATTTAACTTATCACTTGCAACGAATTTTAAAATCATATTGGTATATAATCAGCAGATATTATAACTGATGGTTGTTATTTATAATAGAAAATGTAGAACATTGGTTGTGTTTAGCAACCTGGCAGTGCGATAGCTCCTGCCAGGGTCGCATGGGACGGTTTTCGAAGGGAATTAACCTTTTCCCACAACTCTGACAGGAACCGAAAAAGCACGGCGCTCTGTCAGGTTGTTTGACTCAAACTGCTAAACACATACAGAGTATTTTCTCATACTATATCTCTACATCCAGTTTAATTATTGAATCAATCACTTTAACTATCTTAGAAACGAAAAATATTTTTAACAGAATTACCAAATTGCTAACCGTTTATTTTTTATACAGAAATGATGATTAATAACAGGCAATTTTAAAACAAGAATTCAAAATTTTCATGGAAGCGCTTGCATCTACCAATTATTGGCAGTTATTTTGAGAAAAGTTTTGGGGTTTTAAACTACAAAAATCTCGTGAAACATAGCCGGTAACAAGAATTAAATAACTTTCTTATGAATCGAAAGATAGCCGCTACCAAAATTCTATTTCTCTTTTCCATTGCTCTTCTCACCTCTCTGCTTATATCTAACTCGCTTTTTGCCACTCCTTATATTCAGCAAAATAGTAACCAAATATCCATATCGGGAACAGTGGTCGATGCCAACTCTGGTGACCCTCTGGCCGGCGTAAACGTAGTTGTACAGGGAACCATGGTGGGGGAAGCCACAAATTCACAGGGCGAATTTTCACTCAACGTCAGCAGCGAACCGCCTGTTACGCTCATCGCCTCAATTATAGGATATTCCACACAAGAAATTGTTATTACTGAACAAAATGTTACAGGATTGGAAATTGAACTGTCGGAAGAGACTATTCTCGGTAACGATGTTGTGGTTTCTGCGTCGCGGGTAGAAGAGAGCATCCTGGATGCTCCGGTTTCCATCGAAAAGATGGACATTATCTCTATTAATCAAACAGCTTCCCCGAGTTATTACCAGGCATTGAAAAATTTGAAAGGCGTGGATATGACCACAAGCAGTATCAATTTTCAGATTATCAACGCCCGCGGATTTAACTCCACCGGAAACACCCGAATGGTACAATTAACCGATGGAATGGATACACAGGCTCCGGCTTTGAACTTTCCTATCGGGAATCTGAATGGTCCTTCCGTACTTGATGTGGAGAGTGTAGAGTTTCTTCCGGGCGCTTCCTCTGCTCTTTATGGTCCCAATGCGTTCAATGGAATTCTTCTCGTAAACAGTAAAAACCCCTATCGATACCCGGGGCTGAGTGTTAATGTTAAGACCTCGGTGAATCATCTGGACAGTCGTCCTTCTTTGGGTGAACCGGATGGTGCCCAACCGATGTACGATTTTGCTGCCCGTTATGCGAAAGTAATTGATGATCGCTTCGCGTTTAAAGTTAATTTCAGCTATTCCCAGGCTCAGGATTGGGTGGGTATCAACTATTCTGATAAGAATTCAAACTTGGCTCCATCAGGAGTTTCGAATAACCCGGCTTATGACGGAGTACATCTTTATGGAGATGACGGTTCATTTAATATTGGTCTTTTAGGACTTCCGAGTGAAAATCGAACTGCGATTGCACAACAAATATCAGGACAGACGGGTGTACCTGCATCAATTACAGAGCAATACGTTGGTGCGTTACCTGCTCAACCCGTCACAAGAACCGGCTACCGT of the Balneolaceae bacterium genome contains:
- a CDS encoding FtsX-like permease family protein — encoded protein: MKLINELFSPSSWRMAWRDTKPQWKSLLLYTSSMIAGIAALVAILSFRSDVLLTVDSQAKELLGADLEMDSNQPYPEEAIAFIDSIGGSDANSIEFNSMVLFKKSGSTRLSQIRAIEGPFPLYGTLKTEPASAADRYKEEKFAIVEQSALNQYGSAVGDSIQVGNITLQIGGALISVPGEAAAFSLIGPRVYIPKSIVEDSGLLDRGSRVEYMHYFKFDSEEKAGEIEEAFEPIAEEYRIRTETVAEEREEFEEVVNNLSRFLGLIAFIAIMLGGLGVSSAVYVYIKRKSNMVATLRCLGITKEKILAIFAIQISAMGLFGAMVGTGLGIFIQLYIPSLFEGLLPFEIVQSVSVPAVALGLFTGLLISLVFSLLPLVTISTISPLLTLRTVEFSPIKALSKRAKIVSFSSTILILVAVVGLLTESYLVALGFTGGLIVCVFLLWGVAALLMFTIKKLRLKSFSYTVRQGMANLFRPNNQTSMLMITLGMGMLLIGTLYMSQDMLLQRIEFQTGEQMPDAVFYDIQVDQNQPFLDIIEDNNAEVIQNVPIVSMRLASRKGVPVSEVRADTTLDISGWALSREYRVTYRDSLIDSETILEGEWIGEADGIGSVVPISIADQIDEDLKVEVGDTLGFNVQGVPVTTVVASIREVNFDRPQPNFFVLFPKGVLEEAPQFFASTVRTNSREQTIDLQQQVTAQFPNISSIDISVALQSVREFLDKMALAIQFMAFFSILTGFIVLASSIAISRKQRTRESVLLRTLGADKSQIGTIQTIEYALLGLLSGLAGLLLAIVASWTLAYFYFDLVFVPDLFTVSLLSALITVAAILIGWSGSRHIFNHSPLEILRLETG
- a CDS encoding ABC transporter ATP-binding protein is translated as MTNSSILSVDTLSKTFTSGNKELTVLKDITFSVESGLSCAIVGPSGSGKTTLLGLCAGLDKPTSGDVFLNDQKISALSESELSSIRNEQIGFVFQSFQLISTLTALENVMVPIELRGLSYKEVEKQAIELLDKVGLKDRITHYPTQLSGGEQQRVGLARAFIHKPDILFADEPTGNLDGDTGAQIEDLLFELNRDEGTTLIIVTHDRELASKCNRIIELRSGAIISDTKSPVEETETIRANITQ
- a CDS encoding arylesterase; translation: MKFLKVAILSLAFLGFTNCYAQEDKTILFFGDSITAGYGLETEQAFPALIQQKIDSLDLNYSVVNAGLSGETTAGGLRRVDWILQQPVDIFVLELGGNDGLRGIDPQNSKQNLQGIINKVQQKYPDADIVLTGMQAPPNLGDIYTSEFRSIFYELAEQNDVTYMPFILKEVAGNPDLNQPDGIHPTARGHRVVAENLWEVLRPLLTS
- a CDS encoding SIMPL domain-containing protein yields the protein MKKVSICSLAFILLFLTSYMDLSAQSMENNSQISVDATGEVLIPADRIHFQVNITQFKQDAREAFELHKEQEKYLTELLLNEGVADSNITANPISISHIRRYNNTGQSGYETQQQVMIVLDDVTQFESMQINLIENGFTNFSGSFSSKKLSQASDEALQKAVQEARRKAELLAEAAGKKITDVITINYHSSRPYASRSGNMEMVAYDAGGGSLLQFERAIPVRENVTMQFRIN
- a CDS encoding carboxypeptidase-like regulatory domain-containing protein, with translation MNRKIAATKILFLFSIALLTSLLISNSLFATPYIQQNSNQISISGTVVDANSGDPLAGVNVVVQGTMVGEATNSQGEFSLNVSSEPPVTLIASIIGYSTQEIVITEQNVTGLEIELSEETILGNDVVVSASRVEESILDAPVSIEKMDIISINQTASPSYYQALKNLKGVDMTTSSINFQIINARGFNSTGNTRMVQLTDGMDTQAPALNFPIGNLNGPSVLDVESVEFLPGASSALYGPNAFNGILLVNSKNPYRYPGLSVNVKTSVNHLDSRPSLGEPDGAQPMYDFAARYAKVIDDRFAFKVNFSYSQAQDWVGINYSDKNSNLAPSGVSNNPAYDGVHLYGDDGSFNIGLLGLPSENRTAIAQQISGQTGVPASITEQYVGALPAQPVTRTGYREEFLVDHDANNLKFGGSVHYRFTDNLEGSYTANYGAGTSVYSGAQRYSLKDFYIHQHKIQFEGDNFMVRGYGTFENSGDSYIADFVGFSINDQYRNTNQWFGTYAGAFAGGLMQLASEAQGGNPTFNPATVNAILNNPEALSGLHGNARNIADMGRIQPGTEEFSNAYEAALSDVVPQGARFDDQSRFLHAEGLYNFKNEISFMDLQVGLSFRQYQLRSNGTIFDDEDGGVDINEYGGFMQASKSLLDDRLRLTGSIRYDKNENFDGQFNPRLSSVIRIADQQNIRASYQTGFRNPTTQGQYIDLNVLTARLLGGLPFLAEKYRVTESSYTLESVKQIY